The Persephonella sp. KM09-Lau-8 nucleotide sequence CCAAAGTTGTTATAACCAATTTTGAAATACTCAATAAGTCCCTGCTGGTCTATTTCAAAAGGCTCCGGTTCCTGTCCAACATAATCTCCAAGCACTGGAACATCTTTTGAACCTTTTATATTTTTCCAGTAGGATTCATATTCCTCCATTAGCTTAAAAATAGTTCCAACTACTTCCCTATACATCTGGGACAAATCTTTTCCCGGGTCTTTCTCCTGATGGATTTTTGCTCCAAGTCTTGCCTGACAGATTTTATAGCCATCTACAATTGCAGTTGTTGTCATCCATATATCTATTCCGAATTTCGCAACCTCTGTTTCCCAAACATCTTTATCAAGGTAGTCCTTTACCAGTTTATAGGACATACCAAAGTCACCGCCGATTGGCTGGCGGATTCTGTATCCATAAAGAGCACGGGTAAGGTTATAAGCAATAGTGTTTGTTATTGTTCCATCAAATTTATATCTTTTGTAGTAGGGACATACATAATCATATCCCTGATATATAGGCTCAATTACGTTTTTTACCCATTCTGGAGTGATAGATTTAAGGTCTGAGTCAAATGTGGCAACTGCTTCCGCTTTCAGAAATTCTGCAGCCTCAAAAACAGCCCTTAGAGCTGAGCCTTTACCTGGAATTCCTCTGTATATGGTTACTATTTTTTCTATGTTATATCTGGAAATATCTGTTTCCTCAGCTATTTCCCTCGTATCATCTGTAGACCCTCCATCTGAAACAAATATTAAACATTTTTTATCCTTAAAGTATCTATCCAATCCTTCTGCTACCTGCTCTATAACATGGGATATAGTTGTCTGGCTATAGTATGCAGGAATACCCACCACTATGTCTGCATATCCAAGGCGTTCTATCTTTTTTCTGGCATCTTCCCGTAGAGCTGTTGAAAATCTTGTAGGTGGTAATAAAAGCATTTTATCCTCCTGCAATTAATATAGAAATATCCATCACATTGGTTCCTGTTGGACCTGTTATGATTAAGTCTCCTGTTTGTTTGAAAAAGTTATATGAATCATTGTTTTCAAGATACTCGTCAATATTTAAACCAAGTTTTTTTGCCTTTTCATAGCTACTCTTATCTATCACTGCTCCTGCTGCATCTGAGTTGCCATCTATTCCATCTGTTCCTCCGGAAAGCAGAACTATATTGTCTATATTTTTTATTTCCTGCAGAGCAGAAAGGCAGAATTCCTGATTTCTACCTCCTTTGCCATTTCCCCGGACTGTTACCGTTGTCTCTCCTCCCATCAGAATACATACAGGTGGTCTGAATGGATTGCCGGATTTTTTGATTTCTTTTCCTATTGCTGTAACTGCCTTGGCCACTTCCCGTGCCTCACCTTTTAACTGTGAAGTAAGGATGTAGGCAGGTATTTTTTCTTCTGCTTTTTGTTTTGCTTTTTGTAAAGCTATTAGATTACTACCTATTATGTAATGTTTTATATTTGGGTTTTCTGATTTTGGTGTGTCTGGGATTTCTCCTTTTAGACCTTTTAATATTACCTGACGGACAGATTCTGGGATTTTGTCTGTAAGGTTATATTTTTTCAAAACATTGTAAGCATCCTCAAAGGTTGAAGTATCATAATACATGGGTGCTGAACCTATTGTGAAAAGGTCATCCCCGATAACATCAGAAATAACCAGAACTATGCCTCTGGCTTTTGTATATGAGGCAAGTCTGCCTCCTTTTATCATGGATATATGTTTCCGGATAATATTTATTTCTTCTATTGGAACTGAATAGGATAAAAGGGTATTTGTTAGTTTTTTCAGATCTTCAAGGGTTATAGGGGGAATAGGCTTTTCTATTAATGCAGAGCTACCACCTGAAAGTAGATATATAAAAAAATCATTCTCGTTTAAGTCTTTTAGGCTATTTATTAGTTCTTCGGCACCTTTTAGACTGTTTTCATTTGGGACAGGGTGTCCTCCTTGAATTACTTTTATTTTTCTTAATGGCTCATAGTAATTACAGACTACCAGTCCGTTTGCAATTTTATCTCCAAGGATATTTTCAAGAACTTTTGCCATTTCAATGGAGGCTTTACCACTTCCAAAGATATGGATTTTTTCTGGAATCTGGTAGTTATCACCGGAAATTATGAGTTTATGATTAGTAATTTTTAAAGCTTCAGGAATAAGATTTTTAGGTTTTACACTCTCCACAGCATATAAAAATATATCAACTGCCATCTGGCGTAAATTCATCTATAAGTCTCCTAACAACTGCATTCCAGCCTTTACTACCGGGATATGGTGCCTTTATTAGATTTTTAAGGTTTATCTCTTCATACTTATTATTAATTTTTGGAATAAGGACTGGAATGTCAACATTTTCAAGCATTGGAATATCGTTTTTGCTATCTCCTATTCCTATGGTTATGATATCCCCTATATTCTTTTTGAATATATCTGATGTGATTTTGACAGCCTTCCCTTTGTCCTGATTTTTTCCTATTAGATGATAAAAACGACCACCTTTTGTGATTTTTAGACCATTTTTTTCTGCAAGTTTTTCAAGCTCAGGTAAGAGTTCAGGTTTTTCTGTCATAAAAGGCTCTGTAAACTCCCTTTGTTTTGCCAGCTTTGCTTTTTCTACAGGAAGACCTGTTAAAGTTGCCACCTCTTCAACTGACATATCTCCAAAACCTTTTAATCCAAATTCTTCCTTTACTCTGTTAAAGAATTCTCTTATTTTCTGGTAGGTCTCTCCCAATACAATAACCTGATAATTATTTTTTACAGGAGCATCAATAAGGAAATTCCTGTAGCCAAGAGGGAAAAATATTGCTGCTCCATTTTCAACAATGAAAGGCTCTTTTATTCCTATCTCCTGCTGGAGAAGTTCAACTTCTATTCTGGTTTTACTGGTGGTGAATATCAAAGGAATTTTGAGCTTTTTTATTTTCTCAAGGCTTTCCGTAGCGTCTGAATAAGAGTAATCATCATGGTTCAATAATGAACCATCAAGGTCTGTAAATATAACTAACATGGTTCACCTGATAGGAATTTTTACTGTGAATTTTGAGCCTTTCCCAGGTTCACTCTGGACTTCCACTTTACCGTCGTGGGCTTCTGTTATATGTTTCACAATGGATAATCCAAGTCCTGTTCCTCCTTCATTTCTGCTTCTGGATTTATCCACCCTGTAAAATCTTTCAAAGATTAAAGGTACTGATTCTTTGGGAATACCTATTCCAGTATCTTCCACAGTAATAGCTGCATATTTCCCGCTTTTACTTGAGTAAACTTTTACCAGACCACCTGATTTGTTATATTTAATGGCATTTTCCACAAGATTTTTCAATAAAATATTAAATTTTTTTCATCTACAAAAATAGAAAAATCTCTATCTATCTGATTTTCAAGTTTTATCCCTTTTTCATTTGCTATATGCTGCAGGTCTTCAAAAACCTGCTGAACCATGCTGTATAGATTGATATGATTTTTCTGGATTTTATCCTCTTTTGATTCAATTTTTGCAAGGATAAGAAGGTCATTTATAAGGCTGTCCATCTGATTTATTCTTTTTTTAGCTTTTGATAAAAAAGTCCTGACTAACTGTAAATCATCCTCATTTTCTATAGTTTCAATAACTCCTTTCAGGACTGTGATAGGTGTCTTGAGCTCATGAGAAACGTTTGAAACAAAATCCTTTTTTGCCTGTTTATAAAGCTCAAAGGGTGTTATATCCTGAAAATGAATTACTTTATGGTTGTTTATCTTAAAAACTCTGGCAAGGAATATATCATCATCTATTGTTATTTCTTCTTTTAGTTCTCCGTGAATATCAGCATTAATGAGGGAATACAGATAGTTATTTTTTATCTCATCTACAGATAAAATCTCCCCAGTGCTTTCTATTCCTAAAAGCTGGCGGGCATATTTATTTATATACTGAATATTTTTGTTTTCATCAATTACGATTAAGCCTTCCTGCAGGTAATCCAGAAACTCAACGAGCGTATTTTTTA carries:
- a CDS encoding glycosyltransferase; translation: MLLLPPTRFSTALREDARKKIERLGYADIVVGIPAYYSQTTISHVIEQVAEGLDRYFKDKKCLIFVSDGGSTDDTREIAEETDISRYNIEKIVTIYRGIPGKGSALRAVFEAAEFLKAEAVATFDSDLKSITPEWVKNVIEPIYQGYDYVCPYYKRYKFDGTITNTIAYNLTRALYGYRIRQPIGGDFGMSYKLVKDYLDKDVWETEVAKFGIDIWMTTTAIVDGYKICQARLGAKIHQEKDPGKDLSQMYREVVGTIFKLMEEYESYWKNIKGSKDVPVLGDYVGQEPEPFEIDQQGLIEYFKIGYNNFGGVWKSILEEEDFRLIKRLYMEENLENFIFPIENWVRVVYRYASYFHATPRQKFKLLDTMIPLYNARVASLVNELRDKADDEAEEYYNKQAEIFENMKDYLIKIW
- a CDS encoding glycerate kinase yields the protein MNLRQMAVDIFLYAVESVKPKNLIPEALKITNHKLIISGDNYQIPEKIHIFGSGKASIEMAKVLENILGDKIANGLVVCNYYEPLRKIKVIQGGHPVPNENSLKGAEELINSLKDLNENDFFIYLLSGGSSALIEKPIPPITLEDLKKLTNTLLSYSVPIEEINIIRKHISMIKGGRLASYTKARGIVLVISDVIGDDLFTIGSAPMYYDTSTFEDAYNVLKKYNLTDKIPESVRQVILKGLKGEIPDTPKSENPNIKHYIIGSNLIALQKAKQKAEEKIPAYILTSQLKGEAREVAKAVTAIGKEIKKSGNPFRPPVCILMGGETTVTVRGNGKGGRNQEFCLSALQEIKNIDNIVLLSGGTDGIDGNSDAAGAVIDKSSYEKAKKLGLNIDEYLENNDSYNFFKQTGDLIITGPTGTNVMDISILIAGG
- a CDS encoding HAD-IIB family hydrolase; protein product: MLVIFTDLDGSLLNHDDYSYSDATESLEKIKKLKIPLIFTTSKTRIEVELLQQEIGIKEPFIVENGAAIFFPLGYRNFLIDAPVKNNYQVIVLGETYQKIREFFNRVKEEFGLKGFGDMSVEEVATLTGLPVEKAKLAKQREFTEPFMTEKPELLPELEKLAEKNGLKITKGGRFYHLIGKNQDKGKAVKITSDIFKKNIGDIITIGIGDSKNDIPMLENVDIPVLIPKINNKYEEINLKNLIKAPYPGSKGWNAVVRRLIDEFTPDGS
- a CDS encoding ATP-binding protein, whose protein sequence is MKNLVENAIKYNKSGGLVKVYSSKSGKYAAITVEDTGIGIPKESVPLIFERFYRVDKSRSRNEGGTGLGLSIVKHITEAHDGKVEVQSEPGKGSKFTVKIPIR
- a CDS encoding histidine kinase dimerization/phospho-acceptor domain-containing protein, whose protein sequence is MNDLLKNTLVEFLDYLQEGLIVIDENKNIQYINKYARQLLGIESTGEILSVDEIKNNYLYSLINADIHGELKEEITIDDDIFLARVFKINNHKVIHFQDITPFELYKQAKKDFVSNVSHELKTPITVLKGVIETIENEDDLQLVRTFLSKAKKRINQMDSLINDLLILAKIESKEDKIQKNHINLYSMVQQVFEDLQHIANEKGIKLENQIDRDFSIFVDEKNLIFY